Proteins encoded within one genomic window of bacterium:
- a CDS encoding ScpA family protein — MTEVFTIKTSAFEGPLDLLLSLVEKRKLFVNDVSLAQVTDDYISHVNRLGDYSLNNRADFITIASTLILIKAKSLLPTISLTEEEKGDIDDLESRLKQLEIIRKASAELGKIFGKNILYERGDLKQEIKVFVPSKEVEQGEIGNAILRLLNSLPKKQAAAPKIIVKKIISIEEMIDKLTTRIQSAIRMTFREFSGTKGKMDRAQRVDVIVSFLAMLELVKQGIINAKQENLFEDIEMESDKIGVPKYM, encoded by the coding sequence ATGACAGAAGTATTTACGATTAAAACATCGGCATTTGAAGGTCCACTGGATCTTCTATTGTCATTGGTTGAAAAACGTAAGTTATTTGTTAATGATGTCTCTCTAGCGCAAGTTACCGATGATTATATTAGTCACGTAAATAGACTAGGGGATTACTCGCTAAATAACAGGGCAGATTTTATTACTATTGCCTCAACTCTTATTCTAATCAAAGCAAAATCTCTTTTGCCAACAATTAGTTTAACTGAAGAAGAAAAGGGGGATATAGATGATCTCGAGAGTAGATTAAAGCAACTGGAGATAATTAGAAAAGCGTCCGCTGAGCTTGGTAAAATATTTGGAAAGAATATTCTTTATGAAAGAGGGGATCTTAAGCAGGAGATAAAAGTTTTTGTTCCAAGTAAAGAAGTTGAGCAAGGAGAAATTGGTAATGCAATTTTAAGGCTTTTGAATTCATTGCCAAAAAAACAAGCTGCAGCGCCTAAGATAATCGTTAAAAAAATAATTAGCATTGAAGAGATGATTGACAAGCTAACTACGAGAATTCAATCTGCAATCAGAATGACGTTCAGAGAGTTTAGTGGAACAAAGGGCAAAATGGATAGGGCTCAAAGAGTTGATGTTATTGTCAGTTTTTTGGCAATGCTTGAATTGGTAAAGCAAGGTATAATAAATGCAAAGCAAGAGAACTTGTTTGAGGACATAGAGATGGAGAGCGATAAAATTGGGGTTCCAAAATATATGTAG
- a CDS encoding FtsW/RodA/SpoVE family cell cycle protein, with the protein MSSKSIAKKSGGVDKIFLFLTIILVIVGFFIFYSASLGLLAGGTVKFMSVTFNQIVFGILGGGIAATITAFIPYTFWRKWGFLFFGGSVVLMLLVFVPHVGIFHGGARRWIGFGGASMQPAEFYKIGFVLYTAAWFASVKQKASTLKFGTIPLIILIALSAGLILMQPDTETFLVVAASAVAIYLVSGGQWKHLFLIAGVGAIGLAVLVSQRPYLQQRISTFMDPSKDATGSGYQIQQSLIAIGSGGLTGRGFGQSTQKFAFLPEPIGDSIFAVASEEFGFVGSVAIILLYIMFAFQALRIATRVPDPFGAYVIVGIIVLIVLQSFMNIAAMLAIVPLSGTPLLFISHGGTALFFTMASAGIILNISRYQKR; encoded by the coding sequence ATGTCATCAAAATCAATAGCTAAAAAAAGTGGTGGAGTAGATAAGATATTTCTATTCCTAACTATTATATTAGTTATTGTTGGTTTCTTTATTTTTTATTCTGCATCACTCGGACTTCTTGCTGGAGGAACTGTCAAATTCATGTCAGTTACATTTAATCAGATTGTTTTTGGTATTTTAGGAGGGGGAATAGCAGCAACTATCACCGCCTTCATTCCATATACTTTTTGGAGAAAATGGGGTTTTCTATTTTTTGGAGGATCAGTGGTATTAATGCTTCTTGTTTTTGTACCACATGTTGGAATCTTTCATGGAGGAGCAAGAAGGTGGATTGGCTTTGGGGGAGCATCTATGCAACCAGCAGAATTTTATAAAATTGGATTTGTTCTCTATACAGCAGCATGGTTTGCTTCTGTAAAACAGAAGGCCTCCACACTAAAGTTTGGTACAATTCCACTAATTATATTGATTGCATTATCAGCTGGTCTTATTTTAATGCAACCAGATACAGAAACATTCTTAGTTGTTGCAGCATCAGCTGTTGCAATTTATTTAGTATCAGGAGGGCAATGGAAACATCTATTTCTTATTGCGGGCGTTGGCGCAATAGGATTAGCAGTCTTAGTATCGCAAAGACCATATTTACAGCAAAGAATTAGTACTTTTATGGATCCATCAAAGGATGCAACAGGGAGTGGTTATCAAATTCAACAATCATTAATTGCGATTGGTTCAGGTGGTTTAACTGGAAGAGGTTTTGGACAAAGCACCCAAAAGTTTGCCTTCTTACCAGAACCAATTGGAGACTCTATTTTTGCTGTAGCATCTGAGGAGTTTGGTTTTGTTGGATCAGTTGCAATTATTCTTCTTTATATAATGTTTGCTTTTCAAGCACTTAGAATTGCAACAAGAGTACCTGACCCATTTGGCGCATATGTCATAGTTGGTATTATAGTTTTGATTGTCTTGCAGTCCTTTATGAATATTGCTGCTATGCTTGCCATCGTTCCACTCTCTGGAACACCTCTATTGTTTATTTCACACGGGGGAACAGCCCTATTCTTTACCATGGCTTCAGCTGGTATTATTTTGAATATATCTAGGTATCAGAAGCGTTAA
- a CDS encoding SMC-Scp complex subunit ScpB — protein sequence MQEEDQQINTMADLSLDPELEISKRIEAILFWKGESLSKKDILKFIEMDEESKELLSKVNSDKEIAFDISIEKLKKEMSGRGVCLLQIDDSYALRTSPSIAGLIEKLQIEELNKDLGKATTETLSLIIYRGPIRRSDIDNIRGVNSSYILRNLMIRGLIDKDVDPKNSRTNIYKPSFELLSYLGVTNIENLPNYKEVINELNKFDEDFNTKQESAE from the coding sequence ATGCAAGAAGAAGATCAACAAATTAATACAATGGCAGACTTAAGCTTAGATCCCGAATTAGAAATTTCAAAAAGAATTGAGGCTATTTTATTTTGGAAAGGCGAGTCTTTGAGTAAAAAAGATATTCTTAAGTTTATAGAAATGGATGAAGAGTCAAAAGAGTTATTGTCTAAAGTAAACTCTGACAAAGAGATAGCTTTTGATATTTCTATTGAGAAATTAAAAAAAGAAATGAGTGGACGAGGTGTTTGTCTGCTTCAAATTGATGACAGCTACGCACTTAGAACTTCACCGTCAATCGCTGGTTTAATTGAAAAGCTTCAAATAGAAGAGCTAAATAAAGACCTAGGAAAAGCAACAACAGAAACACTATCGCTTATTATCTACAGAGGTCCAATCAGAAGAAGCGATATTGATAATATTAGAGGTGTAAATTCTTCATATATCCTTAGAAACCTAATGATTAGAGGACTTATCGATAAAGATGTTGATCCAAAGAACTCTAGAACTAATATTTACAAGCCATCATTTGAGCTACTATCATATCTTGGTGTGACAAATATTGAGAACTTGCCAAATTATAAAGAAGTAATAAATGAATTAAATAAATTCGATGAAGATTTCAACACAAAACAAGAATCAGCAGAATAA
- a CDS encoding serine hydrolase, translating to MKISTQNKNQQNKRRRKTFFYTETFTNPGVLFLTALLCMISLGGTSKMEAQVFTNTAIPVFSQLTATSTNTFNLLAIPQTATSSIAHLGTSTILDLLNINKIKAPEIVAKGAAVYDISDKEFIYSKDAEESLPMASLVKILTATVFLDINKLREKQGNSIGNISIIKKNIGYNAGDRSLINKEVWRSDNLIKYMLITSSNIAAESLASSIVDDEFSFSLLMNKTVKDLGYKSFSFKNSSGLPIANPDYDAKDASSSKLISSSFGNAKEIAVLYNTLFLNYPFLGSASIIPEATFLNWSGNTHDTKNVNASLSQIPNIIAGKTGTTDEAGGNLIIIIEANKKKYVIVILGSTIEDRYSDTLKLASSTEAFAALK from the coding sequence ATGAAGATTTCAACACAAAACAAGAATCAGCAGAATAAAAGAAGACGTAAGACTTTTTTTTACACAGAAACATTTACTAACCCCGGTGTGCTTTTTTTAACAGCTTTGCTGTGCATGATTTCATTAGGTGGTACTAGTAAAATGGAGGCTCAAGTTTTTACTAATACAGCAATACCAGTTTTTTCACAATTAACAGCAACATCGACAAACACTTTCAATTTATTGGCGATTCCGCAAACAGCAACATCTTCCATCGCTCATTTAGGAACATCCACTATTTTGGATTTATTAAATATAAACAAAATAAAAGCTCCAGAAATTGTCGCAAAAGGTGCAGCAGTATATGATATTTCAGATAAAGAATTCATATACTCAAAAGACGCAGAGGAGTCTTTGCCGATGGCATCTCTTGTAAAAATTTTAACAGCGACAGTATTTCTAGATATTAACAAGCTAAGAGAAAAGCAGGGTAATTCTATTGGTAATATAAGTATAATCAAAAAAAATATTGGTTATAATGCTGGAGATAGAAGTCTAATAAATAAAGAGGTTTGGAGATCGGATAATCTTATTAAATATATGCTGATCACATCTTCAAATATTGCAGCTGAATCATTGGCAAGCAGTATCGTTGATGATGAATTTTCTTTCTCTCTATTAATGAATAAGACAGTGAAGGATTTAGGGTATAAAAGTTTTAGTTTCAAAAATAGCAGCGGTTTACCAATCGCTAATCCTGATTATGACGCCAAGGATGCAAGTTCATCCAAGCTAATATCTTCTAGTTTTGGAAATGCAAAAGAAATTGCTGTACTTTATAATACACTTTTTTTAAATTATCCATTTCTTGGATCAGCAAGTATCATACCTGAAGCGACGTTTCTAAACTGGTCTGGAAATACGCATGACACAAAAAATGTTAATGCCTCACTTTCTCAAATTCCTAATATTATTGCAGGTAAAACTGGTACAACAGATGAAGCTGGTGGAAACTTGATCATAATCATAGAAGCAAATAAGAAGAAATATGTAATAGTTATTCTTGGATCAACAATTGAAGATAGGTACTCTGATACATTGAAATTAGCCTCGTCCACAGAGGCATTTGCGGCATTAAAGTAG
- a CDS encoding peptidoglycan DD-metalloendopeptidase family protein, which yields MNIKNYKTNKYSVLTIFFTITLLFIFSILFTPTKTTFAASTVAELQAMIDEKSRNIDALNKEIELYSNLSDKTSAEGVTLQKKIKSLTQNGKMLDADIKKTKTQIDVANLAIKKLGINIQASTDKVSHYQSIISEELKNIQYSEDSSLIVNLLSQRNISDVLMEIDNLRTLNEELKKQIDTLGTEKKVLVQNKTQKEETKKELTTLQIELTGKKKVVEANTQEQSQILKETKSQEKIYQDLVKQRQAQKLALEKELFDYESTLKYTLNPALIPKPSLAAMLSWPLDKVTITQLFGKTSASARLYVSGTHNGVDFGAKLGTPAKATASGVIIGAGDTDLTCKGASFGRWVLIKHDNGLATIYGHLSVIGVKEGQKVAVGDIIGYTGNTGYSTGPHLHISVYDGNAVHVENRPSVSCGGKIYRMPIAPIAAYLDPMVYFPKK from the coding sequence ATGAACATTAAAAATTATAAAACAAACAAATATTCAGTACTTACTATATTTTTTACCATAACTCTTTTGTTTATATTTTCTATATTATTTACTCCAACAAAAACCACATTTGCAGCAAGCACTGTTGCTGAGCTACAGGCAATGATAGATGAGAAAAGTAGAAACATCGATGCATTAAATAAGGAAATAGAATTGTATTCAAATCTATCAGATAAGACATCCGCAGAAGGAGTCACTTTACAGAAGAAAATAAAGTCATTAACTCAAAATGGAAAAATGCTTGATGCAGATATCAAGAAAACCAAGACTCAAATAGATGTTGCCAATCTGGCAATCAAAAAGCTGGGTATAAATATACAAGCTTCAACTGATAAAGTATCGCATTATCAATCGATAATATCTGAGGAGCTTAAAAATATTCAATACAGCGAAGACTCATCATTAATTGTTAATCTATTAAGTCAGAGAAATATATCTGATGTACTGATGGAAATCGACAATCTTAGAACACTAAACGAAGAACTTAAGAAACAGATAGACACGCTTGGAACTGAAAAGAAGGTCTTGGTTCAAAACAAAACACAGAAGGAGGAGACAAAAAAAGAACTTACAACTCTTCAAATTGAATTGACGGGTAAAAAGAAAGTTGTGGAAGCAAACACTCAGGAGCAATCTCAAATATTAAAGGAAACAAAGAGTCAAGAAAAAATATATCAAGATTTAGTAAAACAGAGACAAGCTCAAAAACTAGCCTTGGAGAAGGAACTTTTTGATTATGAATCAACACTTAAGTACACACTTAATCCCGCATTAATACCAAAGCCATCACTTGCAGCAATGCTGAGTTGGCCACTTGATAAAGTAACTATTACTCAGCTTTTTGGAAAGACATCGGCGTCAGCGAGACTTTATGTTTCCGGGACACATAATGGTGTAGACTTTGGTGCAAAACTTGGAACTCCAGCCAAAGCAACAGCGTCAGGTGTTATTATTGGCGCTGGAGATACTGACTTAACATGTAAAGGTGCATCCTTTGGACGATGGGTGCTTATAAAACATGATAATGGCCTAGCAACAATTTATGGTCACTTGTCAGTCATTGGGGTTAAAGAAGGACAAAAAGTGGCAGTAGGAGACATTATAGGTTACACTGGAAATACAGGATATAGTACAGGTCCACACCTTCATATTAGTGTCTACGATGGCAACGCTGTGCATGTTGAAAATAGACCAAGTGTGTCATGTGGAGGTAAAATTTACAGAATGCCAATCGCGCCGATTGCAGCGTACCTTGATCCAATGGTTTATTTTCCAAAGAAATAA
- the lysS gene encoding lysine--tRNA ligase: protein MTSIEEIREQRIQKIKDLQEKGIEAFPVVSYIDQTNKQFTEDFKELLESQKEVTLGGRILSVRGQGKVGFADIMDGTSDKVQCFLSIDNLSEESLGDFFALIDTSDFIEFKGVAYITKRGTEALLVKEWRLLAKSLRPMPDSWFGLTDEDERYRKRYVDMVLNPELRDMMKRRSAFWNVMRNFLIERDYIEVETPVLENTTGGADAKPFVTHHNALDIDVYLRISAGELWQKRLLVAGLPKTFEIGRIFRNEGMSPEHGQDYTQIEFYEAYSDFDKGMKMVKELYVQIAEKVYGKTVFENKGHTFDLASEWAIYDFSKIIKEKFNIDVHNNSTEEVERELVKNKIDFDKKTISSERGIDLLWKSIRKDLSGPGFLVGIPVYLETLAKKSRVDNRVVERFQIILAGSELGKGFSELNDPLDQEARFKAQQALRDAGDEEAQMADEDYVEAMEYGMPPAFGFGVSERLFSFLEGKTLRECQAFPLMKKRE, encoded by the coding sequence ATGACATCAATTGAAGAAATACGCGAACAACGCATACAAAAAATTAAAGACCTGCAAGAAAAGGGAATTGAAGCTTTCCCTGTAGTTTCATATATTGATCAAACTAATAAGCAGTTCACAGAAGATTTTAAGGAACTACTTGAATCACAAAAAGAAGTCACATTAGGTGGACGTATTTTGTCTGTGAGAGGACAGGGAAAAGTAGGTTTTGCAGACATCATGGACGGAACATCAGATAAGGTTCAATGTTTTCTTTCTATAGATAATCTTAGCGAGGAATCACTTGGTGATTTCTTTGCATTAATTGACACTAGCGACTTCATAGAATTTAAAGGTGTTGCATATATTACAAAAAGAGGTACTGAGGCTCTACTTGTAAAGGAATGGAGACTTCTTGCGAAAAGTTTAAGACCTATGCCTGACTCATGGTTTGGTTTAACTGATGAGGATGAAAGATATAGAAAGCGATACGTGGATATGGTATTAAATCCAGAACTAAGAGACATGATGAAAAGAAGAAGCGCTTTCTGGAATGTTATGAGAAATTTTCTTATTGAAAGAGATTATATTGAGGTTGAAACTCCAGTACTTGAAAATACAACAGGGGGAGCTGATGCAAAGCCTTTTGTTACACACCACAACGCACTGGACATTGATGTTTACCTTAGAATATCAGCTGGTGAACTATGGCAAAAAAGGCTACTTGTTGCAGGATTACCAAAGACTTTTGAAATTGGAAGGATTTTTAGAAATGAAGGAATGTCACCAGAACACGGCCAAGATTATACTCAAATTGAATTCTATGAAGCCTACAGTGACTTTGATAAAGGAATGAAAATGGTTAAAGAATTGTATGTTCAAATTGCAGAAAAAGTTTATGGAAAGACTGTTTTTGAAAACAAAGGTCACACTTTTGATCTAGCTAGTGAATGGGCAATTTATGATTTCTCTAAAATAATTAAAGAAAAATTTAATATTGATGTTCATAATAATAGTACAGAAGAAGTAGAGAGAGAACTCGTTAAAAATAAAATTGATTTTGATAAAAAAACAATTAGTAGTGAGCGTGGAATAGACTTACTTTGGAAATCAATAAGGAAGGATCTTTCTGGTCCTGGTTTTCTAGTTGGTATACCAGTTTATCTTGAGACATTGGCTAAAAAATCTAGAGTTGACAACAGAGTAGTTGAGAGATTCCAAATCATTCTTGCTGGAAGTGAATTAGGAAAAGGTTTCAGTGAACTTAATGATCCACTTGATCAAGAAGCTAGATTTAAGGCACAACAAGCACTGAGGGATGCAGGTGATGAAGAGGCTCAAATGGCAGACGAGGATTATGTTGAGGCAATGGAATACGGAATGCCCCCAGCATTTGGTTTTGGAGTATCAGAAAGACTATTCAGTTTTCTAGAAGGTAAAACTCTTAGAGAATGTCAGGCTTTTCCATTGATGAAGAAGAGGGAGTAG
- a CDS encoding glutamate--tRNA ligase family protein yields the protein MNNTDNNKIKSELEKINEGEIVTRFAPSPTGLLHAGNYRTALFAYFVAKKNKGKFLLRIEDTDRERSKKEYEENIFETLEWLGLDYDGLERQSDRVSNHKMYLEKLIKEDKAYISKETPVKEGDREEVIRFRNPNKVVTFTDSVRGEISVDTTDLGDFVIAKSIDEPVFHLAVVVDDFEMGVNYIIRGEDHIPNTPRHILIMEAIGAPIPRFAHLPIVLAPDRTKLSKRKGALPLTDYRDRGFLPDTMINYMAMIGWNPGGEKEIFTKEEIIDLFDITKVQKGGAIFDEVKLRWVNKEHMLKLSHDDYTKKLVEFIPEHLSTLTTFASRIDSVSDIMRDRLEYFKQIQEVYEDGDLEYFFIDPLYDADILICAEKMRKGKEVTHDSLAKILKTCKQELEKLSKEQGEGGWNKETVKEVLWPIAELEGRGIVLWAVRVALSGKEKSPDPFIMAETIGKDETLARIQKAEGFLKEKMV from the coding sequence ATGAATAATACAGACAACAACAAAATAAAGTCAGAGTTAGAAAAAATTAATGAAGGTGAGATAGTGACAAGATTTGCACCATCGCCAACTGGACTATTGCATGCTGGTAATTATAGAACAGCTCTTTTTGCATATTTTGTTGCAAAGAAAAATAAAGGTAAGTTTCTACTTCGAATAGAGGACACAGACAGAGAAAGAAGTAAAAAAGAATATGAGGAAAATATCTTTGAAACATTGGAATGGTTAGGGCTTGATTATGATGGACTAGAGAGACAATCCGACAGAGTATCAAATCATAAAATGTACTTAGAGAAATTAATCAAGGAAGACAAAGCTTATATCTCAAAAGAAACTCCAGTAAAAGAAGGGGATAGGGAGGAAGTTATTAGATTTAGAAATCCTAATAAAGTTGTTACTTTTACTGATTCTGTACGTGGAGAAATCTCAGTAGATACAACAGACCTTGGTGATTTTGTTATAGCAAAAAGTATCGATGAACCGGTATTTCATTTAGCAGTTGTTGTTGATGATTTTGAGATGGGTGTAAATTATATAATAAGAGGGGAGGATCATATTCCAAATACACCAAGACATATATTAATAATGGAAGCGATTGGGGCACCAATTCCTAGGTTCGCCCACTTACCAATTGTACTTGCTCCTGATAGAACAAAACTTTCAAAGAGAAAAGGGGCTCTTCCTTTAACTGACTACAGAGATAGGGGTTTTCTACCTGATACAATGATTAATTACATGGCAATGATTGGCTGGAACCCAGGAGGAGAGAAAGAAATATTTACAAAGGAGGAAATAATTGATCTTTTTGATATTACAAAGGTACAAAAAGGTGGAGCTATTTTTGATGAAGTAAAACTACGATGGGTTAATAAGGAACACATGTTAAAATTATCACACGATGATTATACAAAAAAGTTAGTAGAATTTATTCCTGAACACCTATCAACACTTACAACTTTTGCATCAAGAATAGATTCTGTAAGTGACATAATGCGAGACAGATTAGAATACTTCAAACAAATTCAGGAAGTTTATGAGGATGGAGATTTGGAGTATTTCTTTATCGATCCACTTTATGATGCAGACATACTTATTTGTGCAGAAAAAATGAGAAAAGGCAAAGAAGTTACACACGACAGTCTCGCCAAAATACTAAAAACCTGTAAACAAGAACTGGAGAAATTATCAAAGGAACAGGGCGAAGGTGGCTGGAATAAAGAGACAGTAAAAGAAGTATTATGGCCTATAGCAGAACTAGAAGGACGAGGAATAGTACTATGGGCAGTACGTGTGGCCTTGTCAGGTAAAGAGAAATCACCAGATCCGTTCATAATGGCAGAAACAATTGGAAAAGACGAGACATTAGCTAGGATTCAAAAAGCAGAAGGTTTCCTGAAAGAGAAGATGGTGTAA
- the aspS gene encoding aspartate--tRNA ligase: MKNRIYIKDLKEHAGEEVTIAGWIDVRRDQGKLIFLDFRDKTGKVQGVILPGADAAKAVGETLRTEWVVEVFGKVNNRPEKNVQADKQNGDIELEILGITVLNEAETPAFELTKDTIDVSEEIRLKYRYLDLRTDRLQKNIRNRHKMAKLIRDIFDEQGYIEVETPLLTKSTPEGARDFLVPSRLEKGAFYALPQSPQQYKQLLMAGGVENYFQIAKCMRDEDSRGDRQPEFTQMDVEASFVTEEDIMSLNEKMLIDIVTKLYPEKRIQEIPFPRIPYAVAMEKYGVDRPDIRTDKEDANLLAFCWIVDFPFFERDTKGGWTFTHNPFSAPKKEFAEQLMNAKRSDTGLETILAAQYDIVLNGSEIGGGSIRNHKAEALFKVFEILGYEKEKVESDFEHMIKALKSGTPPHGGIAWGLDRLLMLLENEPNIREVMAFPKTGEGRDPMMQSPSGVSAEQLRELNLIIKQ, encoded by the coding sequence ATGAAAAATAGAATATATATAAAAGACCTAAAGGAGCACGCTGGAGAGGAAGTAACTATCGCAGGGTGGATAGATGTTAGAAGAGATCAAGGAAAATTAATTTTTCTAGATTTTAGAGATAAAACTGGAAAGGTACAAGGAGTAATCTTACCAGGTGCAGACGCTGCAAAAGCTGTTGGAGAAACTTTGAGAACAGAATGGGTAGTTGAAGTTTTTGGAAAAGTTAATAATCGTCCAGAAAAAAATGTTCAGGCTGATAAGCAGAATGGTGATATTGAATTGGAAATTTTAGGAATCACAGTTTTGAATGAAGCAGAAACTCCCGCTTTTGAATTAACAAAAGACACAATTGATGTAAGTGAGGAAATAAGATTAAAGTATAGATATTTAGACCTTAGAACTGATCGTCTTCAGAAAAATATCAGAAATAGACATAAGATGGCAAAGTTAATCAGAGATATTTTTGATGAACAAGGTTATATAGAAGTTGAGACTCCACTTCTTACAAAGTCTACTCCAGAGGGTGCAAGAGACTTCCTTGTCCCTTCAAGACTAGAAAAGGGTGCTTTTTATGCTCTTCCACAAAGTCCCCAACAATACAAGCAGTTATTAATGGCAGGAGGGGTTGAAAACTATTTCCAAATTGCAAAATGTATGCGCGATGAGGACAGTCGTGGGGATCGCCAGCCTGAATTTACTCAAATGGACGTAGAGGCAAGCTTCGTTACTGAAGAAGATATAATGTCATTAAATGAAAAAATGTTAATTGATATTGTTACAAAACTTTATCCTGAAAAAAGAATTCAAGAAATTCCTTTCCCAAGAATTCCATATGCTGTTGCGATGGAGAAATATGGAGTAGATAGACCTGATATTAGAACAGACAAAGAAGATGCAAATCTTTTAGCATTCTGTTGGATTGTTGATTTCCCATTCTTTGAGCGCGATACTAAAGGTGGATGGACTTTTACCCACAACCCATTTTCAGCTCCAAAGAAGGAATTTGCAGAGCAATTGATGAATGCAAAAAGAAGTGACACTGGACTTGAGACAATTCTTGCTGCTCAATACGATATTGTACTGAACGGTTCAGAAATAGGCGGGGGTAGTATCAGAAATCACAAGGCAGAAGCACTATTTAAGGTGTTTGAAATTCTTGGCTATGAAAAGGAAAAGGTGGAAAGTGACTTTGAGCATATGATTAAAGCTCTTAAATCAGGAACACCCCCACACGGTGGTATTGCCTGGGGACTAGATAGACTTTTGATGCTTCTTGAAAACGAACCAAACATCAGAGAAGTTATGGCTTTCCCAAAGACAGGAGAAGGACGAGACCCAATGATGCAATCACCATCTGGAGTTTCTGCTGAGCAACTTAGAGAATTGAATTTGATTATCAAGCAGTAA
- a CDS encoding UDP-N-acetylglucosamine--N-acetylmuramyl-(pentapeptide) pyrophosphoryl-undecaprenol N-acetylglucosamine transferase, whose amino-acid sequence MKILLTGGGTGGHFYPLIAVAEEIRELTRKEKILAPKIYYMANTPYNSKVLFDQEIEFIHVTAGKRRINPEGISKLLNFIDLFKMGFGVFSAIIKMFFLMPDVIFAKGGYVSYPALVAGRFFRIPIIIHESDSVPGRVSKWAGGFAEKVAVSYKEASEFFDETKVAYTGNPVRKDISQILTTGATEYLGLEEGIPVIFVMGGSLGAKIINNIILESLPRLVEKYQVIHQTGKANFEEVSRTANVILENNPHKGRYTPFDYLNSLSMRMSAGASSLIISRGGSTIFEIALWGVPSIIIPITDSNGDHQRQNAYNFARSGGCVVIEEANLNTGIILNEVERIIGNEHIKENMKKGLKNFARPDAAELIAIEILKIALKHEVE is encoded by the coding sequence ATGAAGATATTGCTTACAGGAGGTGGTACAGGAGGCCATTTTTATCCTCTTATTGCCGTTGCAGAAGAAATTCGAGAGTTAACTCGTAAGGAAAAAATTCTAGCTCCAAAAATTTATTATATGGCAAATACGCCATATAACTCAAAGGTACTTTTTGATCAAGAGATAGAATTCATTCACGTCACAGCGGGAAAAAGACGAATTAACCCTGAGGGTATTTCAAAGTTACTAAATTTTATCGATCTATTCAAAATGGGTTTTGGGGTATTTTCTGCCATTATTAAAATGTTCTTTTTAATGCCAGATGTAATTTTTGCAAAAGGGGGGTATGTTAGTTACCCAGCTCTAGTTGCTGGTAGATTTTTTAGAATTCCAATTATCATACATGAATCAGATAGCGTCCCAGGAAGAGTAAGTAAATGGGCAGGAGGTTTTGCAGAAAAAGTCGCCGTTTCTTATAAGGAAGCTTCCGAGTTTTTTGATGAAACAAAAGTTGCATATACTGGCAATCCAGTTAGAAAAGATATTAGCCAAATCCTTACAACGGGAGCAACAGAATACCTAGGGCTTGAAGAAGGTATTCCTGTAATTTTTGTGATGGGAGGATCACTTGGTGCTAAAATTATTAATAATATTATTTTGGAATCTCTACCTAGGCTTGTAGAAAAATACCAAGTAATTCACCAAACTGGAAAGGCTAATTTTGAAGAAGTAAGTAGAACGGCTAATGTAATTCTAGAAAATAATCCACACAAGGGTAGATACACTCCTTTTGATTACTTAAACTCGCTTTCAATGCGAATGTCAGCTGGTGCATCTAGTCTTATAATCTCAAGAGGGGGCTCAACAATTTTTGAAATAGCCCTGTGGGGTGTTCCAAGTATTATAATTCCAATTACAGATTCAAACGGTGATCATCAAAGGCAAAACGCATATAATTTTGCAAGAAGTGGCGGTTGCGTTGTCATTGAAGAAGCTAATCTAAATACTGGAATTATTTTAAATGAAGTTGAGAGAATTATTGGAAATGAGCACATTAAAGAAAATATGAAAAAAGGATTGAAGAACTTTGCTAGGCCAGATGCAGCGGAATTGATAGCAATAGAAATTTTAAAGATAGCTCTTAAGCACGAGGTAGAATAG